A portion of the Camelus ferus isolate YT-003-E chromosome 16, BCGSAC_Cfer_1.0, whole genome shotgun sequence genome contains these proteins:
- the SLC16A3 gene encoding monocarboxylate transporter 4: protein MGGAVVDEGPTGIKAPDGGWGWAVLWGCFVITGFSYAFPKAVSVFFKELMREFGIGYSDSAWISSILLAMLYGTGPLCSVCVNRFGCRPVMLAGGLLASLGMVAASFCGSIIQLYLTTGVITGLGLALNFQPSLIMLNRYFSRRRPMANGLAAAGSPVFLCALSPLGQLLQDHYGWRGGFLILGGLLLNCCVCAALMRPLEAPRPAAGPAPPRAPRRLLDLSVFRDRGFVVYALAASIMVLGLFVPPVFVVSYAKDLGVPDTQAAFLLTVLGFIDIFARPTAGFIAGLKKVRPYSVYLFSFAMFFNGFTDLTGSTARDYGGLVVFCIFFGISYGMVGALQFEVLMAIVGTQKFSSAIGLVLLLEAIAVLIGPPSGGKLLDATHVYQYVFVLAGAEVLTSSLVLVLGNFFCIGKRPEVATEEERHKPPEDVRVDSREVEHFLKTEPEKNGEVVHTPETSV, encoded by the exons ATGGGAGGGGCCGTGGTCGACGAGGGCCCGACAGGCATCAAGGCCCCCgacgggggctggggctgggccgtCCTCTGGGGCTGTTTCGTCATCACGGGCTTCTCCTACGCCTTCCCCAAGGCGGTCAGCGTCTTCTTCAAGGAACTCATGCGTGAGTTTGGGATCGGCTACAGCGACTCGGCCTGGATCTCCTCCATCTTGCTGGCCATGTTGTACGGGACAG GCCCACTGTGCAGCGTGTGTGTGAATCGCTTTGGCTGCCGGCCTGTCATGCTCGCAGGCGGCCTCTTGGCATCCCTGGGCATGGTGGCCGCGTCCTTCTGCGGAAGCATCATCCAGCTCTACCTCACCACTGGCGTCATCACAG GCTTGGGTCTGGCGCTAAACTTCCAGCCGTCGCTCATCATGCTCAACCGCTACTTCAGCCGGCGGCGCCCCATGGCCAACGGGCTGGCGGCGGCGGGCAGCCCCGTGTTCCTGTGCGCCCTGTCCCCGCTGGGGCAGCTGCTACAGGACCACTACGGCTGGCGGGGTGGCTTCCTTATCCTGGGCGGCCTACTGCTCAACTGCTGTGTGTGCGCTGCACTCATGCGGCCGCTGGAGGCGCCCCGGCCGGCTGCGGGGCCCGCACCCCCGCGGGCCCCCCGGCGGCTGCTGGACCTGAGTGTCTTCAGGGACCGCGGCTTCGTCGTCTACGCGCTGGCTGCCTCCATCATGGTGCTGGGGCTCTTCGTGCCACCAGTGTTCGTAGTGAGCTACGCCAAGGACCTGGGCGTGCCCGACACCCAGGCGGCCTTCCTGCTCACCGTGCTGGGCTTCATCGACATCTTTGCCCGGCCCACCGCTGGCTTCATCGCAGGGCTCAAGAAGGTGCGGCCCTACTCTGTCTACCTCTTCAGCTTTGCCATGTTCTTCAACGGCTTCACCGACCTCACGGGCTCCACGGCGAGAGACTATGGCGGCCTGGTGGTCTTCTGCATCTTCTTCGGCATCTCCTACGGCATGGTGGGGGCCCTGCAGTTCGAGGTGCTCATGGCCATCGTGGGCACCCAGAAGTTCTCCAGCGCCATCGGCCTCGTGCTGCTGCTGGAGGCCATAGCTGTGCTCATCGGGCCCCCGTCGGGAG GCAAGCTCCTGGACGCGACGCACGTCTACCAGTACGTGTTTGTGCTGGCGGGGGCCGAGGTGCTGACCTCCTCCCTCGTGCTGGTGCTGGGCAACTTCTTCTGCATTGGGAAGAGGCCCGAGGTGGCCACGGAGGAGGAGCGCCACAAGCCCCCCGAGGATGTGAGGGTGGACTCTCGGGAGGTGGAGCACTTCCTGAAGACGGAGCCTGAGAAGAACGGGGAGGTGGTTCACACCCCGGAGACGAGCGTCTGA
- the CSNK1D gene encoding casein kinase I isoform X3 codes for MELRVGNRYRLGRKIGSGSFGDIYLGTDIAAGEEVAIKLECVKTKHPQLHIESKIYKMMQGGVGIPTIRWCGAEGDYNVMVMELLGPSLEDLFNFCSRKFSLKTVLLLADQMISRIEYIHSKNFIHRDVKPDNFLMGLGKKGNLVYIIDFGLAKKYRDARTHQHIPYRENKNLTGTARYASINTHLGIEQSRRDDLESLGYVLMYFNLGSLPWQGLKAATKRQKYERISEKKMSTPIEVLCKGYPSEFATYLNFCRSLRFDDKPDYSYLRQLFRNLFHRQGFSYDYVFDWNMLKFGASRAADDAERERRDREERLRHSRNPATRGLPSTASGRLRGTQEVAPPTPLTPTSHTANTSPRPVSGMERERKVSMRLHRGAPVNISSSDLTGRQDTSRMSTSQNSIPFEHHGK; via the exons GTACGGACATTGCTGCAGGAGAAGAAGTTGCCATCAAGCTTGAGTGTGTCAAAACCAAACACCCTCAGCTCCACATCGAGAGCAAAATCTACAAGATGATGCAGGGAGGAG TGGGCATCCCCACCATCCGGTGGTGCGGGGCGGAGGGGGACTACAACGTCATGGTGATGGAGCTGCTGGGGCCCAGCCTAGAGGACCTCTTCAACTTTTGCTCCAGGAAATTCAGCCTCAAAACTGTCCTGCTTCTTGCTGACCAAATG ATTAGTCGTATTGAGTACATTCACTCGAAGAACTTCATCCACCGGGACGTGAAGCCGGACAACTTCCTCATGGGGCTGGGCAAGAAGGGCAACCTGGTGTACATCATCGACTTCGGACTGGCCAAGAAGTACCGGGACGCCCGCACCCACCAGCACATCCCCTACCGCGAGAACAAGAACCTCACCGGGACGGCACGCTACGCCTCCATCAACACGCACCTCGGCATCG AGCAATCTCGGAGGGACGACCTGGAGTCGCTGGGCTATGTGCTCATGTACTTCAACCTGGGCTCGCTGCCCTGGCAGGGACTGAAGGCGGCCACCAAGCGGCAGAAGTACGAGAGGATCAGCGAGAAGAAGATGTCCACGCCCATCGAGGTGCTGTGCAAAGGCTACCCCT CTGAGTTTGCCACGTACCTGAACTTCTGCCGCTCCCTGCGCTTCGACGACAAGCCCGACTACTCCTACCTGCGCCAGCTCTTCCGCAACCTCTTCCACCGGCAGGGCTTCTCTTACGACTACGTGTTCGACTGGAACATGCTCAAGTTC gGAGCCAGCCGGGCAGCTGACGATGCCGAGCGGGAACGCCGGGACCGAGAGGAACGCTTGAGACACTCCCGAAATCCAGCCACCCGCGGCCTCCCCTCCACGGCCTCTGGCCGGCTGAGGGGGACACAGGAAGTGGCTCCTCCCACACCCCTCACCCCTACCTCACACACTG CGAACACCTCTCCTCGGCCCGTGTCCGGCATGGAAAGAGAGCGGAAAGTGAGTATGCGGCTGCACCGCGGCGCCCCGGTCAACATCTCCTCGTCCGACCTCACAGGCCGGCAAGATACCTCCCGCATGTCCACCTCACAG AATAGCATTCCTTTCGAGCACCACGGCAAGTAG
- the CSNK1D gene encoding casein kinase I isoform X2: MELRVGNRYRLGRKIGSGSFGDIYLGTDIAAGEEVAIKLECVKTKHPQLHIESKIYKMMQGGVGIPTIRWCGAEGDYNVMVMELLGPSLEDLFNFCSRKFSLKTVLLLADQMISRIEYIHSKNFIHRDVKPDNFLMGLGKKGNLVYIIDFGLAKKYRDARTHQHIPYRENKNLTGTARYASINTHLGIEQSRRDDLESLGYVLMYFNLGSLPWQGLKAATKRQKYERISEKKMSTPIEVLCKGYPSEFATYLNFCRSLRFDDKPDYSYLRQLFRNLFHRQGFSYDYVFDWNMLKFGASRAADDAERERRDREERLRHSRNPATRGLPSTASGRLRGTQEVAPPTPLTPTSHTANTSPRPVSGMERERKVSMRLHRGAPVNISSSDLTGRQDTSRMSTSQIPGRVASSGLQSVVHR; the protein is encoded by the exons GTACGGACATTGCTGCAGGAGAAGAAGTTGCCATCAAGCTTGAGTGTGTCAAAACCAAACACCCTCAGCTCCACATCGAGAGCAAAATCTACAAGATGATGCAGGGAGGAG TGGGCATCCCCACCATCCGGTGGTGCGGGGCGGAGGGGGACTACAACGTCATGGTGATGGAGCTGCTGGGGCCCAGCCTAGAGGACCTCTTCAACTTTTGCTCCAGGAAATTCAGCCTCAAAACTGTCCTGCTTCTTGCTGACCAAATG ATTAGTCGTATTGAGTACATTCACTCGAAGAACTTCATCCACCGGGACGTGAAGCCGGACAACTTCCTCATGGGGCTGGGCAAGAAGGGCAACCTGGTGTACATCATCGACTTCGGACTGGCCAAGAAGTACCGGGACGCCCGCACCCACCAGCACATCCCCTACCGCGAGAACAAGAACCTCACCGGGACGGCACGCTACGCCTCCATCAACACGCACCTCGGCATCG AGCAATCTCGGAGGGACGACCTGGAGTCGCTGGGCTATGTGCTCATGTACTTCAACCTGGGCTCGCTGCCCTGGCAGGGACTGAAGGCGGCCACCAAGCGGCAGAAGTACGAGAGGATCAGCGAGAAGAAGATGTCCACGCCCATCGAGGTGCTGTGCAAAGGCTACCCCT CTGAGTTTGCCACGTACCTGAACTTCTGCCGCTCCCTGCGCTTCGACGACAAGCCCGACTACTCCTACCTGCGCCAGCTCTTCCGCAACCTCTTCCACCGGCAGGGCTTCTCTTACGACTACGTGTTCGACTGGAACATGCTCAAGTTC gGAGCCAGCCGGGCAGCTGACGATGCCGAGCGGGAACGCCGGGACCGAGAGGAACGCTTGAGACACTCCCGAAATCCAGCCACCCGCGGCCTCCCCTCCACGGCCTCTGGCCGGCTGAGGGGGACACAGGAAGTGGCTCCTCCCACACCCCTCACCCCTACCTCACACACTG CGAACACCTCTCCTCGGCCCGTGTCCGGCATGGAAAGAGAGCGGAAAGTGAGTATGCGGCTGCACCGCGGCGCCCCGGTCAACATCTCCTCGTCCGACCTCACAGGCCGGCAAGATACCTCCCGCATGTCCACCTCACAG ATTCCCGGTCGGGTGGCTTCCAGTGGTCTTCAGTCTGTCGTGCACCGATGA
- the CSNK1D gene encoding casein kinase I isoform X1 gives MELRVGNRYRLGRKIGSGSFGDIYLGTDIAAGEEVAIKLECVKTKHPQLHIESKIYKMMQGGVGIPTIRWCGAEGDYNVMVMELLGPSLEDLFNFCSRKFSLKTVLLLADQMISRIEYIHSKNFIHRDVKPDNFLMGLGKKGNLVYIIDFGLAKKYRDARTHQHIPYRENKNLTGTARYASINTHLGIEQSRRDDLESLGYVLMYFNLGSLPWQGLKAATKRQKYERISEKKMSTPIEVLCKGYPSEFATYLNFCRSLRFDDKPDYSYLRQLFRNLFHRQGFSYDYVFDWNMLKFGASRAADDAERERRDREERLRHSRNPATRGLPSTASGRLRGTQEVAPPTPLTPTSHTANTSPRPVSGMERERKVSMRLHRGAPVNISSSDLTGRQDTSRMSTSQRSRDVASLRLHAARQGARCRPQRPRRTTY, from the exons GTACGGACATTGCTGCAGGAGAAGAAGTTGCCATCAAGCTTGAGTGTGTCAAAACCAAACACCCTCAGCTCCACATCGAGAGCAAAATCTACAAGATGATGCAGGGAGGAG TGGGCATCCCCACCATCCGGTGGTGCGGGGCGGAGGGGGACTACAACGTCATGGTGATGGAGCTGCTGGGGCCCAGCCTAGAGGACCTCTTCAACTTTTGCTCCAGGAAATTCAGCCTCAAAACTGTCCTGCTTCTTGCTGACCAAATG ATTAGTCGTATTGAGTACATTCACTCGAAGAACTTCATCCACCGGGACGTGAAGCCGGACAACTTCCTCATGGGGCTGGGCAAGAAGGGCAACCTGGTGTACATCATCGACTTCGGACTGGCCAAGAAGTACCGGGACGCCCGCACCCACCAGCACATCCCCTACCGCGAGAACAAGAACCTCACCGGGACGGCACGCTACGCCTCCATCAACACGCACCTCGGCATCG AGCAATCTCGGAGGGACGACCTGGAGTCGCTGGGCTATGTGCTCATGTACTTCAACCTGGGCTCGCTGCCCTGGCAGGGACTGAAGGCGGCCACCAAGCGGCAGAAGTACGAGAGGATCAGCGAGAAGAAGATGTCCACGCCCATCGAGGTGCTGTGCAAAGGCTACCCCT CTGAGTTTGCCACGTACCTGAACTTCTGCCGCTCCCTGCGCTTCGACGACAAGCCCGACTACTCCTACCTGCGCCAGCTCTTCCGCAACCTCTTCCACCGGCAGGGCTTCTCTTACGACTACGTGTTCGACTGGAACATGCTCAAGTTC gGAGCCAGCCGGGCAGCTGACGATGCCGAGCGGGAACGCCGGGACCGAGAGGAACGCTTGAGACACTCCCGAAATCCAGCCACCCGCGGCCTCCCCTCCACGGCCTCTGGCCGGCTGAGGGGGACACAGGAAGTGGCTCCTCCCACACCCCTCACCCCTACCTCACACACTG CGAACACCTCTCCTCGGCCCGTGTCCGGCATGGAAAGAGAGCGGAAAGTGAGTATGCGGCTGCACCGCGGCGCCCCGGTCAACATCTCCTCGTCCGACCTCACAGGCCGGCAAGATACCTCCCGCATGTCCACCTCACAG AGGAGCAGGGACGTGGCGTCTCTCCGGCTGCACGCGGCCCGCCAGGGCGCCCGCTGCCGTCCCCAGCGCCCTCGACGCACCACCTACTGA